Genomic window (Mycosarcoma maydis chromosome 5, whole genome shotgun sequence):
cagcagcacacttgatttcgtgattcacggcacgattcgcgattgctAGTCGGAATCACCGCAAGATCGATACGCCCAGGTCTTGGCGTCCACAATCCGTAACGCTTCTCACGTGCAAGAAAGCTGGCGGGCACGTACGATTCTCCAATGTCATCGATCTTGGACTCCCTCAACTGCCGCTCAGCTCCTGTGCCTGGCACTCTTTTAACGGATCAGTCCGCACcaaaactcacgacttcaGATCGAAGCTGCAAGAGTCGCCGTGAGTGTCTCAAGTCTTAGAGCGGAATCAAACGTCGGAAGAGCTTCCGATAGGTAGTAagcaacattcacgattcgcgattcatgatttgcCTACGTCGACCGTGCACGTTTTGGCTGCAGAAATCGCGCCCATGACCTCACAGTGCGTGTGTCTCCAGCAAAATCGTATCTGGTTGATCTAACACCCACCTGCTTTTCCCACGCTCACGTCACGATCCTCACGCCTCCTCTTTGATTACTTACAGTTACCTACATGATTAATCGTGATAGAGGGTCACAGCAATTTGACTCGTCACGTGACCCACTATCTACAACCTGTACCTCTGATTCTTGACTCCCGCATAGGCCTCCGTAGGCTTGGGTCGGTGTATGAAATAAAATAAAATCaaaaaatcgtgatttcttGAGTGGTTCTTGCGTGTCTTGTTCCATCGAAGGCGCAGCGGGAGCAACCAAGTTTGCCTTGCCCAGATCTGATATCGTTGGCCTCGGAATCATGAAAAATGCATCGCATGCTCTTGATCACACGCCACTGCACGTAAGGACGCACACTGTGAAATATGGGCAAGAAACGTTGAGGCTGTTCTCTCTAATTGGGCCAAGGAAACGTATATACTGTGGTATGAGACTGTAACAGGAAACCGTCCAAAACACGAACATAGCGTAAAAAACGAACACGGCGAGAGAAATCCTTCtagaagaaaaaaaaacagATCCAGGTGGTTGTTTGGCCATAAAGgagatcgagcaagcagctTAGGACTTAGTGATGGATGCCCTCCTCATCACGCGAAACGACACCGAGCTTCTCCTTCTGCTCGGGCGAGAGCGTGGAGCGGGGCCCCTGGTAGTGCTTGTGCGCGTAGGTGACGAACCAAACTGTGGCGATCAGCAGAACACCAACCATGATGACCCACGAATAGTTGAAGTTGAACTGGGTGATAGGCTGTACCGTGGGGATGGAAAGGACGACACACTCAAATATGGTCCAGAGGACAGCAATAAAGTTGACTGTCTTGCCGAGCAGGCCGCGTCCTAGGAAAAATGGACCGGGCTGGAACTGCACGTCTGGGTGATCCCAATGGATCCAACGCGCCACAATGGGCACGAGGTAACTGCTGTCCATGCCGAGAGCAGCAAGTGCAAAGATAGCCGTAACCGCCGTAGTCGAGGCAAAGGCGAGGCAGCCCAGAGCCATGCAGgggatgacgacgagccaAACAGCGTTGACTGTGGTACCGGTGTGCTTGTTCACCCTGGCAAAGAGTCCGCGATCGGGCAGAGCATTGTCACGCGAAAAGGCGTAGAACGATCGAGCGTTGGCTTGTAGCGCAGTAGTGACAACGAAGAAGGCGACCGAGCAGACAAACGGCCAGATGACGAGGAAACCGACCTTACCCGCACGCTGGTACAGAATCTGGGCGAACGCAAGTCCACCGGGCCATGTGGTGGGATTCTGGGTCGCAACGTCGCCGCTGACAAGCACCATGACAATGTTGAGCACCCACCCGACGGCACCAGTACCAGCGACGGCAACAACAATGGCGACCGGAgcggcgatggcagcacGCGAAACCTCCTCCGAGATGTGAGCGGTCGCGTCGTAGTCGGTCATGACGAATTGCACGCAGTAGAGACCAAAGAAGAATGCAAGAGCGTTGCTGCCCCAGCCGCTGCCGTTCTTCAACTCGGTGAAGGTGTACGAAGCTGATTGCATCTGATCGAGCGGAGTCTTGGCGAGCAcaacgatgatgatgataAAAGTGATGCCGAGGTTGACAATGACGTACGACGACGTAAGGCGGGCAAGCGTTTTGATACCAAAGCAGTTGATGATGCcgtgcagcgcaagcaggcCGATGTACAGGCCGACGGTGGCGCCCGTGGTAGCCACGTAGCGTCCATTGGTAATGACGAAGGCCCATGCAAAGATCATCTGTGAAAGACCGTACTCGGTA
Coding sequences:
- a CDS encoding uncharacterized protein (related to amino-acid permease 2); amino-acid sequence: MPSSVSSKSSNELKAGKVAVANANENGARVSHQPAELISEDDAILASRMGHKSEFAREFKSFSTISYAFAIMGLVSSVATTFNSPFTLGGPASTVWTWFIGSCLNMTLGLSIAELVSAYPSAGGLYSASGLLVPRNQRAFVAWLTGWLNFTGQIAGIAGTEYGLSQMIFAWAFVITNGRYVATTGATVGLYIGLLALHGIINCFGIKTLARLTSSYVIVNLGITFIIIIVVLAKTPLDQMQSASYTFTELKNGSGWGSNALAFFFGLYCVQFVMTDYDATAHISEEVSRAAIAAPVAIVVAVAGTGAVGWVLNIVMVLVSGDVATQNPTTWPGGLAFAQILYQRAGKVGFLVIWPFVCSVAFFVVTTALQANARSFYAFSRDNALPDRGLFARVNKHTGTTVNAVWLVVIPCMALGCLAFASTTAVTAIFALAALGMDSSYLVPIVARWIHWDHPDVQFQPGPFFLGRGLLGKTVNFIAVLWTIFECVVLSIPTVQPITQFNFNYSWVIMVGVLLIATVWFVTYAHKHYQGPRSTLSPEQKEKLGVVSRDEEGIHH